The Osmerus eperlanus chromosome 15, fOsmEpe2.1, whole genome shotgun sequence genome includes a window with the following:
- the LOC134034665 gene encoding bucky ball-like, which translates to MDDEQTVGSGQSNQRGNYSRPFFYVQPPNQPYHHQPYHHHQPYHHWHLNNPYYGLPPVPGYPYARPYMPPYPYMQFPGYVVPQAPVHPVDYRRLFEPHIYPNAGQDVRFRHQHHHQHPSYFRREMACSEAQTDPSAALNKIIESLEKLRASEIEKELDSGVASQTSGLFSPGHKKQQDEEEEEGATAGPVPLCATLKGNQSSAMAFSDTATAMYDDKSGQSLMDDLDHPKCWPQNSDEEMPLGSSSIHEETDKPQLQGEADQPVYLCPPRPQDTDGQLQNGSARPDTTSKAKGPLKHSHGAIILPPLSTTCISDWQALQHEDHISKIDYHQQSTDGRDLATIDTDLTSKILKLPFEKILTAGALQRESPLLCAKSHAMLPSTGISSPAHSYYPGYWPPPSTHERMSILSPSVDELSSRDEMFSTDLDDMDLFPKHEYSSKRLTEAIVGLPSTSDEVVWHKRLLCACCGMSLSKRTIRSKGHCPQPYDDEEGDSDEERTFGRCSEHPARQVIKKHLKKSHSLSLRHASKDVRGHGPDLPGTVDKQEEQEVFEGPESSGQDPGDLMHRTYQGDTLDQNRWECQDAQPKRKMPALPQRHDRLRQRKATYKPHPVYHGSREEEKGEEPPQCHRVKRIPQ; encoded by the exons ATGGACG ATGAACAAACAGTGGGAAGTGGACAATCTAACCAGCGTGGTAATTACTCCCGGCCTTTTTTCTATGTCCAGCCACCTAATCAACCTTACCACCATCAACCTTACCACCACCATCAACCTTACCACCATTGGCATTTGAACAATCCATATTATGGTCTGCCTCCAG TCCCAGGATATCCCTATGCACGCCCATACATGCCCCCATACCCATACATGCAGTTTCCGGGGTATGTTGTACCACAGGCCCCAGTGCATCCAGTCGATTACAGACGGTTGTTTGAACCTCACATTTACCCAAATGCTGGACAGGATGTCAGGTTTcgccaccaacaccaccaccagcatccGTCATATTTCCGCAGAGAGATGGCCTGCTCGGAAGCTCAGACCGACCCAAGCGCTGCCCTCAACAAAATCATAGAATCTTTGGAAAAACTCCGGGCCAGTGAGATTGAGAAAGAGCTTGATTCTGGTGTTGCCTCCCAAACCTCAGGCCTCTTTTCTCCAGGTCACAAGAAGCAgcaagatgaggaggaggaggagggtgctaCTGCAGGGCCTGTACCTTTGTGTGCCACTTTGAAGGGCAACCAGTCATCAGCCATGGCGTTCAGTGACACGGCCACAGCAATGTACGATGACAAGTCAGGCCAGAGCCTCATGGATGACTTGGATCATCCAAAGTGCTGGCCTCAAAACTCAGATGAAGAGATGCCCTTGGGCAGCTCATCCATTCACGAAGAGACCGACAAGCCCCAGCTCCAAGGGGAAGCAGACCAGCCTGTATACCTTTGCCCTCCACGACCCCAAGACACAGATGGCCAGTTACAGAATGGCAGTGCCAGACCAGATACTACCAGTAAGGCCAAAGGACCCCTGAAGCACAGCCATGGTGCCATCATTTTGCCCCCCTTGTCGACCACTTGCATATCTGACTGGCAAGCGTTACAACATGAGGACCACATCTCAAAGATTGATTACCACCAACAATCTACAGATGGGAGAGACCTTGCTACCATTGATACCGATTTGACCAGTAAAATCCTCAAGCTGCCCTTTGAGAAAATCCTGACAGCTGGAGCTCTCCAGAGAGAAAGCCCTTTGCTGTGTGCAAAGTCCCATGCCATGCTCCCATCCACTGGTATCTCCTCGCCTGCTCACTCCTACTATCCAGGCTactggcccccaccctccacccatgaGCGCATGAGCATCCTCAGCCCCTCCGTGGACGAGCTCTCCTCCAGGGATGAGATGTTCTCCACCGACCTCGATGACATGGATCTGTTCCCCAAGCACGAGTACTCGAGCAAACGCCTCACTGAGGCCATCGTAGGGTTACCATCAACTTCCGATGAGGTCGTGTGGCACAAGAGGCTGTTGTGTGCCTGCTGCGGCATGAGTCTGTCCAAGCGGACGATTAGGAGCAAAGGTCACTGCCCTCAGCCTTACGATGACGAGGAAGGAGATTCTGATGAGGAGCGCACGTTCGGAAGATGCAGTGAGCACCCGGCAAGGCAAGTgattaaaaaacatttaaagaaGTCGCATTCTTTGTCTCTACGACATGCATCCAAAGATGTGAGGGGCCACGGCCCAGACCTGCCCGGTACAGTGGACAAGCAGGAAGAACAAGAGGTATTCGAGGGCCCAGAGTCAAGTGGACAAGACCCAGGCGACCTGATGCACAGAACCTACCAGG GTGACACACTTGATCAGAACAGGTGGGAGTGCCAAGATGCTCAGCCTAAAAGGAAAATGCCAGCTTTACCACAAAGACATG